GAGCTCGTCGAGGACCGCGGCCAGCGGCGCGAGCGCGTTGGTGGTGCAGGAGGCGTTCGAGACGATCGTGTGCACCGCCGGGTCGTAGGCGTCGGTGTTGACCCCGAAGGCGAGCGTGACGTCGGCGCCGTCCGACGGCGCGCTGACGAGTACCTTCTTCGCGCCCGCGTCGAGGTGGGCCCGGGCGGCCTTGGCCGAGGTGAAGCGGCCGGTGGCCTCCAGGACGACGTCGACGCCGAGCTCGGCCCACGGCAGCTGTGCCGGTTCGCGCTCGGCCAGCACCCTGATCCGACGACCGTCGACGACGAGGGCGTCCCCGTCGACGGTCACCGGGCGCCCGAGCCGGCCGGCCGTGCTGTCGTAGGCGAGCAGCCGGGCGAGGGTGGCGGGCTCCGTCAGGTCGTTGACGGCGACGATCTCCAGGGTGCTGTCGCGCTCCAGCAGTACGCGCAGCACGTTGCGTCCGATGCGGCCGAACCCGTTGATGGCGATGCGAGTCATGAGTGATGTCCCTTCCTTCCCCACCAGACTCGCCCGCGACCGGCCGCGCGGACAGTGGCGGGATCGCCACGGTTCGAAAGGATCCCGCCATAGGGTGCCGAGCGGGGGTCACTCGCCCCGGGTGAAGGTGCGCCGGTAGTCACCCGGTGTGGTGCCGAGAATGCGCTGGAAGTGCAGGCGCAGGTTGGCGCCGGTGCCGAGCCCGGTGTCGGCGGCGATCTGTTCGACACTGCGCTGCGAGCGCTCGAGCAGTTCGCGGGCCAGGTCGACGCGGGCCCGCATCACCCACTGCATCGGCGTGTACCCGGTCTCCTCGACGAAGCGCCGGGAGAACGTGCGCGGCGAGACCCCCGCCTGCCGGGCCAGCACGTCGAGGGTGAGGGGCTCGCCGAGTCGGTGCAGCGCCCACTCGCGGGTGGCGGCGAACCGCTCGCCGAGCGGTTCGGGGACGCTGCGCGGCACGTACTGGGCCTGGCCGCCGCTGCGGTAGGGGGCCGCGACCAGACGCCGCGCCGCGTGGTTGGACGCGGCCACTCCGAGGTCGCCGCGCAGGATGTGCAGGCACAGGTCGATGCCGGAGGCGGCGCCGGCCGAGGTGAGCACGCTGCCCTCGTCGACGAACAGCACGTTCTCGTCGACCCGGACGAGCGGATGCCTGGCCGCGAGTGCCCGCGCGTAGTGCCAGTGCGTCGTGGCGCGCCTGCCGTCGAGCAGGCCCGTGGCGGCGAGCGCGAAGGCGCCCGTCGAGATGGCGGCGAGCCGCGCGCCCCGGTCGTGGGCGGCGATCAGCGCCTCGACGACCGCCTGTGGCGGGTCGTCGCGGTCCGGGAACCGGTAGCCGGGGACGAAGACGATGTCGGCCCAGGCGAGCGCGTCGAGGCCGTGGGCGACGTCGTACGCGAGGCCGTCACCGCCGGCCACGAGGCCGGGTGTCGCCCCGCACACCCGCACCTCGTACGGCATGCTCGCGCGGGTCGTGAAGACCTGCGCGGGGATGCCGACGTCGAGCGGTTTCGCCCCCTCGAGCACGAGGACGGCGACGCGGTGCAGACGGGGTGCGGGCACAGGAAGAGGTTACGTGGGGCGGGACCGCGCTCCGCCCACCGCGCGGTCCGGACCGTGCGGTGGGCGGTCCGGACGAAGGGGCGGTCCGGACGAACGGGCGGTCCGGACGACCGGGCGGACGACCCGCCGGACGGGTCGTCCGCCCGGTCCACGTCGCGGTCCACCGCCCGTCGCACCCGCCGCCCGCCGCCCGCCGCCCGCCGCCGGCCGCCGGCCGCCGGCCCCGGACGATCCGACACCGGAACGCGCCGGGACCGGCACGCGGGGCGGGCCGCCGCCGGCGGCGGGCGGGCCGGTGCGCGGGGGCCGTCAGCCGCCGGGGGTCTCGATCCGCAGCCGGACGAGCTCGGCGAGGCTGCTCAGGCTGCCCTCCAGGGCCTCGTTCACCCGCTCCTCGCCGGGGTCGTGGGACCCGTCGAAGAACGACAGGTGCACGGTGACCTCGCTGGCGCCGCTGTCGATGCCGGCGACCTGGAGCCAGCCGGCGTAGGAGCCCTGCTCGCGGGTGCCCCACTCCAGCCGCATCTGCTCCTTGCGCGGACGCAGCAGCGCGGGGGTGTCCTCGTCGGTGCGGTCCTCGTGAACCGTGACCGCGGGCGGGTCTCCGGCCCGGACGTGGAGGTCCCCAGGCAGCCACTCGCCCAGCCGGCTGACGTCGGCGGCCTGGTCGAAGACCTGCTCGGGCGGGGCGGGCATGGTGCGGGAGCGTTCGTATTCGGTCATCCCTCCACAGTTCCTCGGCACGCCGAAGTCATGCCGGAAGGCGAGGGGGAGGACGGGACGGCGGGAACCGGACGCCGCGGGGGGGAGAGAGACCGGGTGGTGGGACGGTGGCCACCGGGCCCGGAAAGGGAGAAGCCCCGGCTGGACGGGGGGACCAGCCGGGGCAGCTCACGCGGGATGTGAAGGGCTCCTTCACCACCGCATGGATGAACGATAAACCATCCCTGTCCGATCGAGCCAATCGGCCGAAACCACCCCGTCGAGGCCCCACCTGTCCCCCACCCCGGCGGCGCCCGGGCGGCGTGGATCGCCCTGCGGAACCGCGTGATCCATGCATAAGGTGACCGAAACGGGCATTTTCCCGCCCTCATGACCGGCACAGGATCGGGAGGCGCCGCCCCATGAGCTCTCCGCCCGCCCCGTACGCCGTGGTCGTCCCCACCCTCGGGCGGCCCTGCCTCGCCGACTGCCTCCGGGCCCTCGCGGCCGGGGAGGGACCCGCGCCGGCCCGTGTCGTCCTCGTCGACGACCGGCCGGGCGAGCCGCCGCCCGGTGAATGCCCCGCCCCCCTTCCCCTGGACGCCCTCGGTCCGCTCGCCGACCGGGCGGTCGTGCTGCGCAGCGGCGGCCGCGGTCCCGCGGCCGCCCGCAACACCGGGCTGCGGGCGGTGCAGGAGCCCTGGACGGTCCTCCTCGACGACGACGTGCGCGTCGGCCCCGCCTGGCGGACCGAGCTCGCCCGCGACCTCGCCGGGGCGGACCCGGGCACGGGTGGCGTCCAGGGCGTCCTGCGCGTCCCGCTCCCCGACGGGCGGCCCCCCACCGACTGGGAGCGCAACACCGCCGGTCTGGAGCGCGCGCTGTGGGCGACCGCCGACATGGCGTACCGCACGGAGGCGCTGCGCGCCGTGGGCGGCTTCGACGAGCGGTTTCCGCGCGCCTTCCGCGAGGACGCGGACCTCGCCCTGCGGCTGATCGACGCCGGCTGGACCATCCGGCGCGGCACCCGGCGCACCGAGCACCCGGTACGGCCCGCCGACCGGTGGGTCTCCCTGCGGGTGCAGCGGGGCAACGCCGACGACGCGCTCATGGCGCGGCTGCACGGCCCCGACTGGTGGGAACGCGCCGCGGCCCCGCGCGGCCGGATCCGGCGGCACGCGGCGATCACCGCGGCGGGCGCGCTCGCCGTGGTGCTGGCGGCCGGTGGGCGGCGCACGGCGGCCGCCTGCGCGGCGGGCGCCTGGCTGCTCGGCACGGCGGAGTTCGCCCGCGCCCGCATCCTCCCGGGGCCGCGCACCCGCGACGAGGTGGTGACCATGGCCCTGACCAGCGCCGCGATCCCCGTCCTTGCCACCTGGCACCGGTTGGCGGGCGAGGTACGGCACCGCTCGGCCGGGTGCTGGGACGGCGGCGGCGCGTGAGCGGGCCGTGCCCCGGCCGCGGGGCGGCGGACGGCGGCCTCGCCGAGGGGTGTGCGGGCCGCGCCCAGGCGGGGAGGGACCTCGCCGGGGCGGGTGCCGGCCGTGGCGCCGGAGCGGGTACGGGCATCGCCGGCGCACGTGCCGGCCGTAGCGGGCGGCGTGCGGTGGACGGGGTGGCCGCGCGGGCCGGTGAGGGCGGCGCTCAGGGGTGCGGGGACGGCGGGCTGCCCGGCGCGGTGCTCTTCGACCGCGACGACACGCTCGTCGTGGACGTGCCCTACAACGGCGACCCTGAGCGCGTGCGGCTCATGCCGGGCGCGCGCGCGGCGGTGCGGCTGCTGCGGGCCCGAGGCGTACCCGTGGGCGTCGTGTCCAACCAGTCCGGGATCGGCCGCGGGCTGATCACGGAGACGCAGGTGCGGGAGGTGAACGCCCGCGTCGACGCCCTGCTGGGCCGCCCCCTGGACGTGTGGGTGCACTGCCCGCACGTGCCGGAGGACGGCTGCGCGTGCCGCAAGCCCGCCCCGGGCCTCGTCCTGCGGGCGGCGCGCGCGCTGGGCGTGGCGGCGCAGCGGTGCGTCGTGATCGGCGACATCGGTGCGGACATGGGGGCCGCGCGCGCGGCGGGCGCCCGGGGCGTACTGGTCCCGACGACGCGGACGCTGCCCGTCGAGGTGGCGGAGGCGCCGGACGTCTGCCGGGACCTGCTCGGCGCGGTCCGGCACGTGCTCGGGCACCCCTCTACTGTCCGGAGGCCCGTATGAGGACGCTCGTCGTCCGGCTGGACAGCTTCGGCGACGTCCTCCTCGCCGGTCCCGCCGTCCGCGCGGTCGCGCACCGGTCGGAGCGGGTGGCGATGTTGTGCGGCCCGCAGGGGGCGCCGGCGGCGCGGCTGCTGCCGGGCGTCGCCGAGGTGCTGGTGTGGGAGGCGCCCTGGGTGGGGTTCGACCCGCCCGCCGTGGACCGGAGGGACGTGGGCCGGCTCGTGGACCGGGTGGCCGCCGGCCGGTTCGACGCGGCGCTGGTCCTGACGTCGTTCCACCAGAGTCCGCTGCCCGCGGCTCTGCTGCTGCGCATGGCGGGCGTCGCGCACATCGCCGCGGACAGCGTCGACGCGCCCGGATCGCTGCTGGACGTGCGCCACCGGCGGGCGCCGCACGCCCACGAGGCGGAGGCGGCGCTCGCCCTCGCCGAGGCGGCCGGCCACCCCCGCCCGCCGGGCGACGACGGGCGGTTGCGGGTGCGGCACGCCCGGGCCGCGCCGGAGCTGACGGGCCCCGGCCCCTATGTCGTGGTGCACCCGGGAGCGAGCGTCCCCGCGCGCAGGTGGAGCGCCGAGCGGTGCGCGCAGGCGGTCCGGCTGCTCGCCGTGGCCGGCCACCGGGTCGTGGTCACGGGCGGCCCCGACGAGCGGGAGCTGACCGCGTACGTCGCCGGCGCCCACGGCGTGGACCTGGGCGGCCGTACCCGCCCGCCGGAGCTGGCCGCGGTGCTGGCGGGGGCGGGCGCGGTGGTCACGGGGAACACCGGCCCGGCCCATCTCGCGGCGGCCGTCGAGACCCCCGTCGTGTCGCTCTTCTCGCCGGTCGTCCCGGCCGAGCGCTGGGGCCCCTACGGCGTGCCGCACGTCCTCCTCGGCGACCAGGGCGCGCCCTGTGCCGGCACCCGCGCGCGCGTGTGCCCGGTGGCGGGCCACCCCTGCCTCGACGGGGTGACGGCGGAGGACGTGGTCGCGGCAGTGGACAAGCTGCTGGAGACGGGGGCGGCGTGAGGCCCCGCGTCCTGGTGCTGCGCGCGCTGGGGCTCGGCGACCTGCTGGCCGGGGTGCCCGCGCTGCGCGCCGTGCGGCGGGGCTTCCCCGGGCACGAGGTGGTCCTCGCCGCGCCGGAGGCGCTGCGTGACGTGGTGGCGGCCGTCGACGCCGTGGACACGCTGCTGCCCGCCTCGGCGCCCGGGCGGGCCGTGCCCGTGCGTCTGCCGTGGTCCGGCCCGCCGCCGGAGGTCGCCGTCGACCTGCACGGCAAGGGGCCCTCCAGCCATCTGCTGCTGGAGCGGACGCGGGCGGGCCGGCTGCTGGCCTTCGCCCATCCCGGGACCCCGCACGTCGCGGGCCCGACGTGGACGGCGGACGAGCACGAGCGGCACCGCTGGTGCCGGTTGCTGGCGTGGTACGGCGCCCCCGCGGACCCCGGCGACCTCCGGCTGCCGCCCCCGGGCGGCCCGTCCCCGGCGCCCGGGGCGGTCGTCGTGCACCCGGGCGCGGACGCGGACGCGCGGCGCTGGCCGCCGGAGCGGTACACGGCCGTCGTGCGGGAGCTGCGGCGGCGCGGCCACCGCGTCGTGCTGACCGGCGGGCCCGGGGAGGACGCGCTGCTCACGCGGATCGCCGGCGCCGCCGGCCTGGACGGCGCGGACGTGCTGGCGGGCGGGCTGCCGTTCCGGCGGCTCGCGGCGCTGTGCTCCGGGGCGGCCGTCGTGGTCAGCGGGGACACCGGTGTCGCCCATGTCGCGGTGGCGTACGGCGCGCCGTCGGTGACCCTCTTCGGTCCAGTGCCGCCGCACCTGTGGGGGCCCCCGCCGGACCCGCGGCACGCGGCGCTGTGGCACCCGGGGCCGCCCGGTGACCCGCACGCCCGCCGGCCGGACCCGCGGCTGCTGCGCATCGGGCCCGACGAGGTCCTCGGCGCCGTGCTGGCCCGCCTGGACGGGCGCCGGACGTGACCCCGGGCCCGCGCCCGGTGCCCCCCACAGCCGCGCTGCGCCACCCCGGCGACCACGGCACCCCGCGGGGCCCCGCGCCGGCACCTCCGCCCGCCTGCCGGCTCCGCCGTGGCCGGCTCACGCGGCGGCCGGCCATGGCAGAGACCGGGGGCCGCGAGCCGGGGGCCTGGGGCCGGGTCCGCCGCACCGCGCTGACCTGCGCGGCCGCGGTCCGCACGCCATCATGAGCCGTTCGAGTGAGCGGGACGCTTCGCAGCTCATGCCCGATTTGTGAGGGTTTTTACGGGTACCCGACGCCACATGATCACAGTTGGGGTCGAGGAAGAGTACTTCCTCGTCGATCCGGTCACCTGCCTCCCCGTGCCCCTCGCCGACGAGGTCCGCGCGGCGGCGGGGCTGGGCCCGATCGTGGACGACCAGGAGGTCCAGTCGGAGCTCCTGCAGTCGCAGATCGAGGTCGCCACGCCGGTCTGCTCCCACCTCGACGAGGTGGGCGGCCACCTCCTGCGCCTCCGGCACGCCCTCGGGACGGCCGCCGAGAAGAACGGCTGCCGGATCGTGGCGACCGGCACCGCCCCCTTCCGGGGGCCCGGCCCCGAACCCGTCACGGAGAACGCCCGGTACCTGGCGATGCGCTCCCAGGCGCCGCAGCTGGTCGACGAGCAGCTCGTCAACGGCATGCACGTGCACGTCGCCGTCCCCGACCGGGCCCGGGCCGTCGCCGTCCTCAACCGCATCCGGCCCTGGCTCCCGGTCCTCGTCGCGATGTCCGCGAACTCGCCGCTCTGGGACGGCCACGACACCGGGTTCGCGAGCTGGCGGACGGTCATCTTCGGCCGGTGGCCGGTGAGCGGCCCGCCGCCGTCCTTCGCCGACTCCGCGGACCACGACCGTCGGGTGCGCGTCCTGCTCGACTCCGGGGTGATCAGCGACACCGGCCAGATCTACTGGCAGGCGCGGCTCTCCGAGCGGTATCCCACCCTGGAGGTGCGCTGCACCGACGTGCAGCTGAGGGCGGACGCCGCGGTCATGTTCGTGGGGCTCGTACGGGCCATGGTGACCACCGCCCTGCGCGCCCACGCGGCCGGGGAGCCCCCGCCCGACTGCCCGCCCGAGCGGCTCCAGGCCGCGAACTGGTACGCCGCCCGGCACGGCCTGAGCGACCTGCTCATGGACCCGGAGGGCAGGAGCCGGCGTTCCGGGGACGTGCTGGCCCGGCTCCTGGACTCCGTTGCGCCCGCCCTGGAGGAGGCCGGGGACGACCGGGAGGTCGCCTCGCTGGTCCACCGGCTCCTCCAACAGGGGACCCCCGCCGACCTGCAACGCCGGGTGCTCGCCGAGGGCGGCACGTCCGCACTGACCGACCTGCTCATCTCCGAGACGGTGGCCCCCTGACCGAACGCAACGCCCCGCCCCGCTCCGACCGGCCCCG
This portion of the Streptomyces changanensis genome encodes:
- a CDS encoding glycosyltransferase family 2 protein, coding for MSSPPAPYAVVVPTLGRPCLADCLRALAAGEGPAPARVVLVDDRPGEPPPGECPAPLPLDALGPLADRAVVLRSGGRGPAAARNTGLRAVQEPWTVLLDDDVRVGPAWRTELARDLAGADPGTGGVQGVLRVPLPDGRPPTDWERNTAGLERALWATADMAYRTEALRAVGGFDERFPRAFREDADLALRLIDAGWTIRRGTRRTEHPVRPADRWVSLRVQRGNADDALMARLHGPDWWERAAAPRGRIRRHAAITAAGALAVVLAAGGRRTAAACAAGAWLLGTAEFARARILPGPRTRDEVVTMALTSAAIPVLATWHRLAGEVRHRSAGCWDGGGA
- a CDS encoding D-glycero-alpha-D-manno-heptose-1,7-bisphosphate 7-phosphatase, whose product is MAARAGEGGAQGCGDGGLPGAVLFDRDDTLVVDVPYNGDPERVRLMPGARAAVRLLRARGVPVGVVSNQSGIGRGLITETQVREVNARVDALLGRPLDVWVHCPHVPEDGCACRKPAPGLVLRAARALGVAAQRCVVIGDIGADMGAARAAGARGVLVPTTRTLPVEVAEAPDVCRDLLGAVRHVLGHPSTVRRPV
- the gap gene encoding type I glyceraldehyde-3-phosphate dehydrogenase, translating into MTRIAINGFGRIGRNVLRVLLERDSTLEIVAVNDLTEPATLARLLAYDSTAGRLGRPVTVDGDALVVDGRRIRVLAEREPAQLPWAELGVDVVLEATGRFTSAKAARAHLDAGAKKVLVSAPSDGADVTLAFGVNTDAYDPAVHTIVSNASCTTNALAPLAAVLDELAGIEHGFMTTVHAYTQEQNLQDGPHRDARRARAAGVNIVPTTTGAAKAIGLVLPNLDGKLAGDSIRVPVPVGSIVELNTTVARDVTRDDVLAAYRAAAEGPLAGILEYSEDPLVSSDIVGNPASSIFDSALTRVDGRHVKVVAWYDNEWGFSNRVIDTLEFLATR
- a CDS encoding carboxylate-amine ligase, translated to MITVGVEEEYFLVDPVTCLPVPLADEVRAAAGLGPIVDDQEVQSELLQSQIEVATPVCSHLDEVGGHLLRLRHALGTAAEKNGCRIVATGTAPFRGPGPEPVTENARYLAMRSQAPQLVDEQLVNGMHVHVAVPDRARAVAVLNRIRPWLPVLVAMSANSPLWDGHDTGFASWRTVIFGRWPVSGPPPSFADSADHDRRVRVLLDSGVISDTGQIYWQARLSERYPTLEVRCTDVQLRADAAVMFVGLVRAMVTTALRAHAAGEPPPDCPPERLQAANWYAARHGLSDLLMDPEGRSRRSGDVLARLLDSVAPALEEAGDDREVASLVHRLLQQGTPADLQRRVLAEGGTSALTDLLISETVAP
- a CDS encoding SRPBCC family protein, which translates into the protein MTEYERSRTMPAPPEQVFDQAADVSRLGEWLPGDLHVRAGDPPAVTVHEDRTDEDTPALLRPRKEQMRLEWGTREQGSYAGWLQVAGIDSGASEVTVHLSFFDGSHDPGEERVNEALEGSLSSLAELVRLRIETPGG
- a CDS encoding glycosyltransferase family 9 protein: MRTLVVRLDSFGDVLLAGPAVRAVAHRSERVAMLCGPQGAPAARLLPGVAEVLVWEAPWVGFDPPAVDRRDVGRLVDRVAAGRFDAALVLTSFHQSPLPAALLLRMAGVAHIAADSVDAPGSLLDVRHRRAPHAHEAEAALALAEAAGHPRPPGDDGRLRVRHARAAPELTGPGPYVVVHPGASVPARRWSAERCAQAVRLLAVAGHRVVVTGGPDERELTAYVAGAHGVDLGGRTRPPELAAVLAGAGAVVTGNTGPAHLAAAVETPVVSLFSPVVPAERWGPYGVPHVLLGDQGAPCAGTRARVCPVAGHPCLDGVTAEDVVAAVDKLLETGAA
- a CDS encoding GlxA family transcriptional regulator, which codes for MPAPRLHRVAVLVLEGAKPLDVGIPAQVFTTRASMPYEVRVCGATPGLVAGGDGLAYDVAHGLDALAWADIVFVPGYRFPDRDDPPQAVVEALIAAHDRGARLAAISTGAFALAATGLLDGRRATTHWHYARALAARHPLVRVDENVLFVDEGSVLTSAGAASGIDLCLHILRGDLGVAASNHAARRLVAAPYRSGGQAQYVPRSVPEPLGERFAATREWALHRLGEPLTLDVLARQAGVSPRTFSRRFVEETGYTPMQWVMRARVDLARELLERSQRSVEQIAADTGLGTGANLRLHFQRILGTTPGDYRRTFTRGE
- a CDS encoding glycosyltransferase family 9 protein; the protein is MRPRVLVLRALGLGDLLAGVPALRAVRRGFPGHEVVLAAPEALRDVVAAVDAVDTLLPASAPGRAVPVRLPWSGPPPEVAVDLHGKGPSSHLLLERTRAGRLLAFAHPGTPHVAGPTWTADEHERHRWCRLLAWYGAPADPGDLRLPPPGGPSPAPGAVVVHPGADADARRWPPERYTAVVRELRRRGHRVVLTGGPGEDALLTRIAGAAGLDGADVLAGGLPFRRLAALCSGAAVVVSGDTGVAHVAVAYGAPSVTLFGPVPPHLWGPPPDPRHAALWHPGPPGDPHARRPDPRLLRIGPDEVLGAVLARLDGRRT